The nucleotide sequence ATACAGAACCTGAGGCGCGTTGTCATTCTGGTCCTGAATCAGGATTTTGACGCTCACGTTGCTGCTGAGAGGAGGAGAGCCTCCGTCCTGCGCTTTTACGCGGATGCTAAAATCTTTTGTTTGCTCGTAATCAAAAGAGCGAGCAGCAAGAATCTCTCCGCTCTCTGCATTGACTGAAATAAAGGTCGAGGCAGAGACGCCATTCACAACAACATCCTCTAGAAAATAGGAGATACGCGCGTTATTGCCAGAGTCTCTGTCGTGCGCTTTAACAGATAAAACAGAGACTCCTGGAGAATTATTCTCCATGATAAATGCGGTGTATGACTGACGCTCAAACACAGGGGCGTTGTCATTCACATCGGAGATTTTCAGAGTCAGTGTTTTATTAGTGGAGAAGGATGGAGAGCCCTCATCAGTAGCTGTTACTGTGATATTGTATTCAGATATTTTTTCACGATCTAAAAGCTGATCAGTGATCAAACTGTAAAAATTCTGGGCAGATGACTTCACCTTGAACGGCATGTCTGCAGAAATGTAACATTTAACCTGCCCATTTTTCCCTGAATCTAAATCTTTGACATTCAGCATCGCTATTACAGTTTCTGGCGCTGCGTCCTCTGGTATTGGATTAGAAAATGAAATCAGGCTTATCACAGGGGGGTTGTCGTTTACATCTGTAATGTCGATTATAACTTTACTGGAGTCAGTTAAACCACCCTTATCTGTAGCATCTATGTTTAACTCAAATTGTTTAGCTCTCTCATAATCCAAATGTCCTTTTACAGTAATTTCACCTGTATCTGGGCCAATATGGAATAAATCTAGATTTTTTCCAGAACTGCGTGAAAAAGAATATGTTATCTCTCCGTTTGCGCCTTGGTCATTATCAGTCGCGCTTACCTTGACCACAACAGCACCATTATGTGCATTCTCAAACAATGAAACACGGTAAACAGGCAGACTAAATACAGGCGCGTTGTCGTTTGCGTCTATGACCGTAACACATATCCTAACAGTGCCAGTTCTCTGCGGATTGCCGCCATCAAAGGCTGTAAGGGTTAACTTGTGCTCATGTTGAGTCTCTCTGTCTAACGGCGCTTGAAGAACCATTTCGACGTATTTTGAGCCATCATTTCGTGACATAACCTTCAAATCAAAATGATCTTTTGGATTTAATGTATATGACTTAAGCGCGTTCGTACCTGTGTCCGGATCTTGGGCGCTGTCTAATGAAAAGCGAGCTCCGGGAAGTGCTAATTCACTAATCTGAAAATCAATTTCTTTTCTGTCAAAAACAGGAGCATGATCATTAATATCTAATATTTCTACATCAATTCTGTGCAGCTCCATGGGGTTTTCTAGGATGATCTGAAAATGTAAGGAGCAGGGAGACACTTGGGCGCACAGCTCCTCTCTATCTATCCTCTCTTTCACTACCAGAGTCCCTTTATCCACATTCAGAGCGATGTACTCACGACTGTCCTCCGTAAAGATCCGCGCTCGACCAGATTTCAGCCTCCTAACATCCAAACCGAGATCCTGAACGATATTTCCCACCAGCGAGCCCTTTGTCATCTCCTCTGGGATAGAATAACGGACCTGCGCGCGCGCAACGGCCATGACAAAGACGCAGAGCACGAGAGGCTGCATTAGCCATGATGAAATCCGCGACGAAGACGCGCCTCTGTGCGcggaaaaacaacaaagaaacgACATAATCCAGATCTTCTGTTCCACTTAAAATGATGAAGAATAGATGATACAGAAAGGTGGAGAAACAGCAAACTCCACCCGAAAATACAGGACAGCGAATGTCTCGATACTTCAGTGTAAAAGAGAAAGCGTCTGAATGAGAATGATTTTTCTGCAGAATGTGATGTCAGAAAGTGGAGGAGGATCTAAAATAAGTGTTTAAAGCCTGAACACACTGACCAACAGCGGCACTTAGTGCATCAGAGAAATATTGCATGTAAACATGCTGGAAAATACCCAAACGCAAAATAAGAATGAGGTTAAATgccaaaatacaaatattttgtgGTAACGCATAATTatgagacaaaaataaaaatatttccaacAGAACACCTTTAAATATGATCACAGATACGAGTAAAACTGCAAAATGTAAAACATCTCTTAATGCATTTAAAGCTTCACTGTGACCAAAGCGCGCAAACTTTATCAAAATATAAGCATCCTTATTGAGTACAACTTAGCTTAGGGCAGAAAAAAAGTCTAAACttatatgtgtatgtttgtttatacacacacatatatatatatatatatatatatatatatatatatatatatatatatatatatatatatatatatatatatatatatatatatataaacacgaACACAAAGACAAAAATACTGTGCTTAATCTGAGAAAAACTGAGATAAATCATGATGATAAATTAGACACTAAAAAGCCATGTTTAAAATTAATCACTCAATCTCACCTGATCAAAATCATTATTCAGGTTTTCCCTTTGCGCATGCGTGAGTGTCTGTGTTCCACTGGTGTCCAGACTAATGATGCTCTCACTGCAAGCTCTGCCGTATTTCACACCACTCTTTCTGGAGTCAGTGGTTCTGCAAACCTCATAATTGTACACGTGCTGTAAAGTTCCTGTGCCTCCTACATCTGCGTAAAGAGGCGGATAATACGGAATAACCGGGAGATTCGCTCCAGACTTATAAAACATCCGCTCGCGTCTCCATCTGTAGCATTTGACTGACAGTATGGCGATGATGGACACGATAAAGAGAAACGACACTACAGCCAAGGCCAAGACGAGATAGAAAGTCAGGTTGTCGTTGTATTCCTTGTCGTGCGTAAAGTCGGTGAACTCCGAGAGCACCTCAGGGAAGCTGTCCGCCACCGCCACGTTAACATTGACTGTAGCTGATCGAGAGGGCTGCCCGTTGTCCTCCACTACAACAGTGAGTCTTTGTTTGACAGCATCTTTATCTGTCACTTGCCGGACAGTTCTGATTTCTCCATTCTGTGCGCCCACTTCAAACAGCGCCCTGTCTGTGGCTTTGTGCAGTTTATAGGAGAGCCAGGCGTTCTGTCCAGAGTCCACATCAACAGCCACCACTTTAGTCACCAGATAACCCACATCTGCCGAACGAGGCACTATTTCAGCCACCACGGAAGCGCCCGACTGGACCGGATACAGAACCTGAGGCGCGTTGTCATTCTGGTCCTGAATCAGGATTTTGACGCTCACGTTGCTGCTGAGAGGAGGAGAGCCTCCGTCCTGCGCTTTTACGCGGATGCTAAAATCTTTTGTTTGCTCGTAATCAAAAGAGCGAGCAGCAAGAATCTCTCCGCTCTCTGCATTGACTGAAATAAAGGTCGAGGCAGAGACGCCATTCACAACAACATCCTCTAGAAAATAGGAGATACGCGCGTTATTGCCAGAGTCTCTGTCGTGCGCTTTAACAGATAAAACAGAGACTCCTGGAGAATTATTCTCCATGATAAATGCGGTGTATGACTGACGCTCAAACACAGGGGCGTTGTCATTCACATCGGAGATTTTCAGAGTCAGTGTTTTATTAGTGGAGAAGGATGGAGAGCCCTCATCAGTAGCTGTTACTGTGATATTGTATTCAGATATTTTTTCACGATCTAAAAGCTGATCAGTGATCAAACTGTAAAAATTCTGGGCAGATGACTTCACCTTGAACGGCATGTCTGCAGAAATGTAACATTTAACCTGCCCATTTTTCCCTGAATCTAAATCTTTGACATTCAGCATCGCTATTACAGTTTCTGGCGCTGCGTCCTCTGGTATTGGATTAGAAAATGAAATCAGGCTTATCACAGGGGGGTTGTCGTTTACATCTGTAATGTCGATTATAACTTTACTGGAGTCAGTTAAACCACCCTTATCTGTAGCATCTATGTTTAACTCAAATTGTTTAGCTCTCTCATAATCCAAATGTCCTTTTACAGTAATTTCACCTGTATCTGGGCCAATATGGAATAAATCTAGATTTTTTCCAGAACTGCGTGAAAAAGAATATGTTATCTCTCCGTTTGCGCCTTGGTCATTATCAGTCGCGCTTACCTTGACCACAACAGCACCATTATGTGCATTCTCAAACAATGAAACACGGTAAACAGGCAGACTAAATACAGGCGCGTTGTCGTTTGCGTCTATGACCGTAACACATATCCTAACAGTGCCAGTTCTCTGCGGATTGCCGCCATCAAAGGCTGTAAGGGTTAACTTGTGCTCATGTTGAGTCTCTCTGTCTAACGGCGCTTGAAGAACCATTTCGACGTATTTTGAGCCATCATTTCGTGACATAACCTTCAAATCAAAATGATCTTTTGGATTTAATGTATATGACTTAAGCGCGTTCGTACCTGTGTCCGGATCTTGGGCGCTGTCTAATGAAAAGCGAGCTCCGGGAAGTGCTAATTCACTAATCTGAAAATCAATTTCTTTTCTGTCAAAAACAGGAGCATGATCATTAATATCTAATATTTCTACATCAATTCTGTGCAGCTCCATGGGGTTTTCTAGGATGATCTGAAAATGTAAGGAGCAGGGAGACACTTGGGCGCACAGCTCCTCTCTATCTATCCTCTCTTTCACTACCAGAGTCCCTTTATCCACATTCAGAGCGATGTACTCACGACTGTCCTCTGTAAAGATCCGCGCTCGACCAGATTTCAGCCTCTTAACATCCAAACCGAGATCCTGAACGATATTTCCCACCAGCGAGCCCTTTGTCATCTCCTCTGGGATAGAATAACGGACCTGCGCGCGCGCAACGGCCATGACAAAGACGCAGAGCAAGAGAGGCTGCATTAGCCATGATGAAATCCGCGACGAAGACGCGCCTCTGTGCGcggaaaaacaacaaagaaacaaCATTATCCAGATCTTCTGTTCCACTGAAGAAGAATATATGATGAAGAAGAAGATAATTAAAAGCGTGGAAAAAGCAAAGTTCTTCCGATAACAAAGAGCGACGAATGTTACCACGCTTCAGAGCAGAGACCGTCTGAAATGAAGAGATATTCTGCAGAATGTGATGTCAGAAAGAAAAGGAGGGtctaaaatacagtttaaagctTGAACAGACTGACCAACAGCGGCACTTGGTGCATCAGAGAAATACTACAAGAGCTACAATAAATACTAACAAGCAatagattataaaaaaaacatactgccAGCAAAACAGGTATACAGTAAACTCACTTTCAACGTAATTTAAATTATGCAAGAAAAGTGTTAAACCTGTACTCCAGAATATAGAAAACATGTTTAATGAACGTGCTCATACCCAGACAAACAATAAAAACCTCTTATGACTatggttttaaataaaatgtatttaataaaaaaaatcgcattaaatagcaaaaaggtgagcttttgattttaaaaacgtgaaaaatatattcaaaatttATGCTGGAGCACATATTGTTATATtcccagcaaaaaataaataaataaataaataataataataataataattaacgttttttaattattattttattaatattatttaaaatcagtgtgcaataaataaaatatcatataaagaaaagtaattataaataaaacatcagattagtaataataactaaattgttattattattaatatgtatattattattattaatattattattattattattattattattattataaataaacaataataagattattatacataatatgcataaataaaagttcagagagagaaaaatatttaaaaacactcaGATATGGCAAAAACTAAAATGGAAAGCACAAAAAGTAATTCAAAACCATTTACCGAACAATAAACTATTGTCATAGATATTTCGTTTGAATCCCTTCCTCTTTAAATGATAGCACCAATATATGCTTTTCAAGCCATTCTACAGCGCTTGTTTACATAAACCatgaagagacaaaaaaaaaaaaaaaacaccaaacaaacaaacacaaaaatgtaaaaaatatacaaCGATAAATcctatattaaatattaagttttttagATAGCAAGGACGAACCATTTGAGAAAATGGTTCAAACTTACGAAGAAATATACGACATCATATGCTACTTATATAAAACAATTCTCACCTGATCCCCACAATCATCAAAGTTCAGCCTTTCCCTTTGCGCATGCGTGAGTGTCTGTGTCCCACTGGTGTCCAGACTAATGATGCTCTCACTGCAAGCTCTGCCGTATTTCACATCACTCTTTCTGGAGTCAGTGGTTCTGCAAACCTCATAATTGTACACGTGCTGTAAAGTTCCTGTGCCTCCTACATCTGCGTAAAGAGGCGGATAATACGGAATAACCGGAAGATTCGCTCCAGACTTATAAAACATCCGCTCGCGTCTCCATCTGTAGCATTTGACTGACAGTATGGCGATGATGGACACGATAAAGAGAAACGACACTACAGCCAAGGCCAAGACGAGATAGAAAGTCAGGTTGTCGTTGTATTCCTTGTCGTGCGTAAAGTCGGTGAACTCCGAGAGCACCTCAGGGAAGCTGTCCGCCACCGCCACGTTAACATTGACTGTAGCTGATCGAGAGGGCTGCCCGTTGTCCTCCACTACAACAGTGAGTCTTTGTTTGACAGCATCTTTATCTGTCACTTGCCGGACAGTTCTGATTTCTCCATTCTGTGCGCCCACTTCAAACAGCGCCCTGTCTGTGGCTTTGTGCAGTTTATAGGAGAGCCAGGCGTTCTGTCCAGAGTCCACATCAACAGCCACCACTTTAGTCACCAGATAACCCACATCTGCCGAACGAGGCACTATTTCAGCCACCACAGAAGCGCCTGACTGGACCGGATACAGAACCTGAGGCGCGTTGTCATTCTGGTCCTGAATCAGGATTTTGACGCTCGCGTTGCTGCTGAGAGGAGGAGAGCCTCCGTCCTGCGCTTTTACGCGGAACTGAAACTCTTTGATCTGCTCGTAATCGAAAGATCGCACTGCATGTATGACTCCACTATCAGCACTAACGGACACTAACGAGGAGACGGGCACTCCGTTAACCGACGAGTCCTCCAGTATGTAGGACACACGGGCGTTCTGGTTAAAATCTGCGTCTCTGGCTCTGACTGTGAATATGGAAAGACCAGGTGTGTTGTTTTCCTGAACAGAGGCCTGATATGAGCTCTGCTCAAAGACAGGCGCGTTATCATTCACATCTGATATCTGTAAGGAGAGAGTGACGCTGCTGGAGAGAGAGGGCACGCCCTCATCAGCACACGTCACACTGATGTCATACTCAGACTCTCTCTCGCGATCTAAATCACCATCAGTGACAATACTGTAAAATCCATTAGACGTAGATTTTATTGTAAAAGGGATGTCTTCGCTTACACGACACTGCACCTGTCCGTTGCTGTCAGAATCAGGGTCATTCACACTGATGATTGCAATCACAGTACTGTGTGGCGAGTTCTCCGGTAACGCATTAGATTTGGACATTACCGTAATGACAGGTGCGTTATCATTTACATCAATCACGTCGACCATTATTTTACTAGAATCAGACAATCCACCATTGTCTACTGCTTCAATGTCAATTTGGTAGTGCTTAAATGATTCAAAATCAACCTTACCGACTAACGTGACCAGTCCATTGTTATTGATATGAAATACATCTGACACGCCATCACTGTTTGCAATTAAATAACTGACCTCTCCATGTGCCCCTTTATCTGAATCAGACGCGCTAACAGTAATGAGCGGCGTGCCGCTCGGCGAATTCTCTGTAATAATCGCCCTGTATATAGGCTTGGTAAAAACTGGAGCATTATCATTCACATCAAGCACTGTAATATGAATCTGAACTGTACCTGATTTAGGTGGCTCTCCGCCATCTACCGCGGTTAATATTAGAGACACGTTTTCCTGCTTTTCTCGATCCAAAGGCTTCTGGAGAATCATTTCAACCTTTTTACTCCCATCACTCTGACCATGcagctttaaattaaaatgatcagTAGGCTGCAGGAAATAACTCTGAAGACCATTAGCGCCAATATCAGCGTCTATCGCTTTCTCCAGCATGAATTTCGATCCTACGACAGCAGATTCACTAATCTCAAATCGTCTCTCATCTCTTTTAAAAACAGGAGATTTATCATTTATGTCTGTGATTTCAACTGTTACCCTAAACAGCTCCATGGGGTTTTCGAGTATGATCTGCAGATGCAGCGCGCAAGGCGTTGTCTGTCCGCACAGCGCCTCTCGGTCTATTCTCTCTTTGATAAGGAGGACTCCTCTTTCTTTATTCAGCTCGATGTATTCAGCGCTGTCTCCTGTATAAATCCGCGCTTTCCCCGATTTCAGCCTCTTTAAATCTAAACCCAAATCCTGCGCTATGTTCCCGACTAAAGAGCCTTTGGCCATTTCCTCAGGAATGGAGTAACTGACCTGCCCGAGAGCTGAGCTGAGAGAGAGAAACCAAATAAACAGCAGTACTTGCCGCGCCATTGTTCTGTCCGACACTGTGCTCacgacccaaaaataaaaattaaaaaacaagccACGGTAAATCCAAATCAGAGTCAAAATATCTTCaggtgcaaaaataaaataagtccaaTACTAATGAGGAATCTCTGAGTAAAAGCTTAAACATGCATCCATAGCTGACTGTTCATTGCTGCCACGACGTCCTCAGTGTTATGCCCCTGTGGGTTGTGCACACGGCTCAGACTCTTTCTTCTTAATATGTACTGTGGGAGAGGGGAGGTATTGCTGGAATTACGTGCTCTCAGTCTCATCACCCTGACAAACAGCGGCACTTTGAGACCATTTTGGGTTACTGCAAATATATTTATACTTAAATAATGCTATATACAGTGCTCGACATATATGAGAACACCcgcacaaatctctcatttaaattaatattttctataagatgctttacaatattactatttttgcatatacattagattagtcagtactgaagccaatttTGGAGCAAATTTTACTAAATACCTTACAATTATAGTTAAAAATTTAGTAGGGCAAATTTaattgttatagaaaaatattaaatatttgtttacaaaaatagcaaaaatcaagcaaagaaaaaaaaaaaatatatatatatatatgtatatatatatatatatatatatatatatatatatatatatatatatatatatagagagagagagagagagagagagagagagagagagaattttgttgaaatgttgtagtttttctttgttttacaatattttgcatgaatgaaagatgtattatctttcaatttctaaagatgttctgtgactaaaatattattttaataaatatatatgtttaataaatcagttttgttcaaatgcaacaTTATTTATTACCTTTATTCACTAcgaaaaagattaaaatattcattttcaaaatgaggtgtactcatatatgaTGAGCACTGTACAATATGCAAAGAGTGAGAAAGTAAAACTGATGCAAATAAAACACCTaggtttcattttaaattaaactaataatatgcatttgctaaataaataaataaatgaataaatgaataaatgaataaatgaataaatgaataaatgaataaatgaataaataaataaataaataaataaataaataaataaatctgtaacgAAACTGATTCAGAAGTTTCAagctttttttgaaaatgaaattGACCTGCCACTGCCAGGCAATTTATTCAATCAAGCACAATTGCCTAAAAGCAATCACAAACAAAGCAATCACAAAATATACACTCCTAAAGCTCaacatataatttataaatagcCTTGAACACACCAGTGAAATTTCTGCAAAAGATTTTAGTACGTAGGCTGAATACACAGCTTCAGCACCTTGGACAGGGAAGCAAAGGCAATGATTCAGCACGCGGTTTGCTCACTTAATAGTTCAGATCTTTTGGAAATACTACTAActctgctactactactactacatatattaataataataataataataataataataataataataataataataataataataataataataataataataacaatactcataataataataataataataatgctaataataagaataattattaataataataataagaataatatgaataataataacaactattgcaattactattatcattaatattatataaaaagagTATTATAAACATGCATCTTTATAAATATGACAAATATGATATCTAAAAAGAAACGTCTATATAGAGTTTTTGGCAACTTCTTTGTATGATagagcacaaaaataaataaatcgaacCGGTATGCGTTTATAATAAAGCTTACCTTATCAGAATCGTCAAAGTTCAGTCTCTGAGCATGCGTGAGTGTCTGTGTTCCACTGGTGTCCAGACTAATAATGCTCTCACTGCAAGCTCTGCCGTATTTCACATCACTCTTTCTGGAGTCAGTGGTTCTGCAAACCTCATAATTGTACACGTGCTGTAAAGTTCCTGTGCCTCCTACATCTGCGTAAAGAGGCGGATAATACGGAATAACCGGAAGATTCGCTCCAGACTTATAAAACATCCGCTCGCGTCTCCATCTGTAGCATTTGACTGACAGTATGGCGATGATGGACACGATAAAGAGAAACGACACTACAGCCAAGGCCAAGACGAGATAGAAAGTCAGGTTGTCGTTGTATTCCTTGTCGTGCGTAAAGTCGGTGAACTCCGAGAGCACCTCAGGGAAGCTGTCCGCCACCGCCACGTTAACATTGACTGTAGCTGATCGAGAGGGCTGCCCGTTGTCCTCCACTACAACAGTGAGTCTTTGTTTGACAGCATCTTTATCTGTCACTTGCCGGACAGTTCTGATTTCTCCATTCTGTGCGCCCACTTCAAACAGCGCCCTGTCTGTGGCTTTGTGCAGTTTATAGGAGAGCCAGGCGTTCTGTCCAGAGTCCACATCAACAGCCACCACTTTAGTCACCAGATAACCCACATCTGCCGAACGAGGCACTATTTCAGCCACCACAGAAGCGCCTGACTGGACCGGATACAGAACCTGAGGCGCGTTGTCATTCTGGTCCTGAATCAGGATTTTGACGCTCGCGTTGCTGCTGAGAGGAGGAGAGCCTCCGTCCTGCGCTTTTACGCGGAACTGGAACTCTTTGATCTGCTCGTAATCGAAAGATCGCACTGCATGTATGACTCCACTATCAGCACTAACGGACACTAACGAGGAGACGGGCACTCCGTTAACCGACGAGTCCTCCAGTATGTAGGACACACGGGCGTTCTGGTTAAAATCTGCGTCTCTGGCTCTGACTGTGAATATGGAAAGACCAGGTGTGTTGTTTTCCTGAACAGAGGCCTGATATGAGCTCTGCTCAAAGACAGGCGCGTTATCATTCACATCTGATATCTGTAAGGAGAGAGTGACGCTGCTGGAGAGAGAGGGCACGCCCTCATCAGCACACGTCACACTGATGTCATACTCAGACTCTCTCTCGCGATCTAAATCACCATCAGTGACTAAactgaagaaattattattagtGGATTTTAGGCTAAAAGGCATATTATCGTTAATGGAGCATTGTACCTTTCCATTCTCACCAGAATCTGAGTCTTGCACATTAAGCATAGTCACAACAGTGCCTGATTTTGAATCCTCCGAAAGAGTGCTCGTTTTGGACATTATATTAATCACTGGTTTGTTGTCATTCACATCGATTATATCAACAATCACTTTGCAAGTGTCAGAATGACGACCAGGGTCTCTGGCTTGAACGTCAATTTGATAATGTTTAACTTTTTCGTAGTCGATATCGCCAGATAACTTTAACACTCCGGCATTTCTGTCGATTTCAAAGAGGTTAATTGTGCCACCGGTAGACTTCGCAATATGATACTCTACTTTGCCGTTTTGTCCTTGGTCAGCATCTGATGCTTTAACAGTTGTTAAAACTGTACCTTTCGGAGAATTTTCCGCAACACTGGTCTTATAAACAGACATAAAACAAATTGGAGCGTTATCGTTTGCGTCCTCAACTGTGATTATAATCGGGATTGTTCCAGACAGCTGTGGATCTCCTCCGTCCACTGATGTCAGTACAAGCGAGATATGCTCCTGCTTTTCTCGATCTAAAGGCTTCTGTAGTATCATTTCAACATTTTTGGTACCATCCGGCATATCTTgagtctttaaaataaaatgatccgCAGGCTGTAAGAAATAACTCTGTACGCCGTTTAAGCCAACATCATCATCCACGGCTGTTTCCAAAACAAATTTAGCTCCTGTCAAAGATGATTCGCTTATATCAAATTTAATCTCTTTATCTGCAAAAACCGGAGCGTTATCATTAACATCTAAAATCTCAACTGTAATGCTATAAAACTCCATGGGATTTTCTAACGTGATCTGAAAATGCAGCGCGCAAGGCGTTGTCTGTCCGCACAGCGCCTCTCGGTCTATTCTCTCTTTGATAAGGAGGACTCCTCTTTCTTTATTCAGCTCGATGTATTCAGCGCTGTCTCCTGTATAAATCCGCGCTTTTCCCGATTTCAGCCTCTTTAAATCTAAACCCAAATCCTGCGCTATGTTCCCGACTAAAGAGCCTTTGGCCATTTCCTCAGGAATGGAGTAACTGACCTGCCCGAGAGCTGAGCTGAGAGAGAGAAACCAAATAAACAGCAGTACTTGCCGCGCCATTGTTCTGTCCGACATTTTGCAGAGACAAGAGAACGAAGATTcaagcaaaaaacaaaatcagTCCAAAAAGCTTCAGGAAATCATGTATACATCCAAAGAGACATGAActagcaacaacaaaaatatttccaaGAGAATGTTAATGAATAGAGTATCTCCGTGTTTTGTCTGCTCTCTCCTCCTCACACTGTGCTCTCAGCTTCTGTCTCTCTCTAATAATATGGAGATGATGGGGgtggaactgcagcagatctgcTCTCTACACTGACATATTAACCAACAGCGGCACTATGAGTTCATTCTGAAGAACTACATaccatgtaaaattaaaatatttacctCGCAATGTCAGACATAagtaaagaaagtaaagtaaTGAACTCTAAAAATACATAATCAAAATACGGCAACAGCAATACAGAG is from Danio rerio strain Tuebingen ecotype United States chromosome 14, GRCz12tu, whole genome shotgun sequence and encodes:
- the pcdh2g29 gene encoding protocadherin 2 gamma 29 precursor (The RefSeq protein has 11 substitutions and aligns at 84% coverage compared to this genomic sequence), with amino-acid sequence MSFLCCFSAHRGASSSRISSWLMQPLVLCVFVMAVARAQVRYSIPEEMTKGSLVGNIVQDLGLDVKRLKSGRARIFTEDSREYIALNVDKGTLVVKERIDREELCAQVSPCSLHFQIILESPMELHRIDVEILDINDHAPVFDRKEIDFQISESALPGARFSLDSAHDPDTGTNALKSYTLNPKDHFDLKVMSRNDGSKYVEMVLQAPLDRETQHEHKLTLTAFDGGNPQRTGTVRICVTVIDANDNAPVFSLPVYRVSLFENAPNGAVVVRVSATDNDQGANGEITYSFSRSSGKNLDLFHIGADTGEITVKGHLDYERAKQFELNIDATDKGGLTDSSKVIIDITDVNDNPPVISLISFSNPIPEDAAPETVIAMLNVKDLDSGKNGQVKCYISADMPFKVKSSAQNFYSLITDQLLDREKISEYNITVTATDEGSPSFSTNKTLTLKISDVNDNAPVFERQSYTAFIMENNSPGVSVLSVKAHDRDSGNNARISYFLEDVVVNGVSASTFISVNAESGEILAARSFDYEQTKDFSIRVKAQDGGSPPLSSNVSVKILIQDQNDNAPQVLYPVQSGASVVAEIVPRSADVGYLVTKVVAVDVDSGQNAWLSYKLHKATDRALFEVGAQNGEIRTVRQVTDKDAVKQRLTVVVEDNGQPSRSATVNVNVAVADSFPEVLSEFTDFTHDKEYNDNLTFYLVLALAVVSFLFIVSIIAILSVKCYRWRRERMFYKSGANLPVIPYYPPLYADVGGTGTLQHVYNYEVCRTTDSRKSDVKYGRPCSESIISLDTSGTQTLTHAQRANLNNDFDQQKPPSADWRFTQNQRPGPSGAAATPEVAVGTGPWPNPPTEAEQLQALMAAANEVSEATNFLAPGTMDLSTRYGPQFTLQHVPDYRQNVYIPGSTATLTSNQQQPQQALPPPQASAAIAVAQPEPPKAAQTPASKKKATKKEKK
- the pcdh2g28 gene encoding protocadherin 2 gamma 28 precursor (The RefSeq protein has 9 substitutions, 2 non-frameshifting indels and aligns at 84% coverage compared to this genomic sequence), with product MLFLCCFSAHRGASSSRISSWLMQPLVLCVFVMAVARAQVRYSIPEEMTKGSLVGNIVQDLGLDVKRLKSGRARIFTEDSREYIALNVDKGTLVVKERIDREELCAQVSPCSLHFQIILENPMELHRIDVEILDINDHAPVFDRKEIDFQISELALPGARFSLDSAQDPDTGTNALKSYTLNPKDHFDLKVMSRNDGSKYVEMVLQAPLDRETQHEHKLTLTAFDGGNPQKTGTVRICVTVIDANDNAPVFSLPVYRVSLFENAPNGAVVVKVSATDNDQGANGEITYSFSRSSGKNLDLFHIGANTGEITVKGHLDYERAKQFELNIDATDKGGLTDSSKVIIDITDVNDNPPVISLISFSNPIPEDAAPETVIAMLNVKDLDSGKNGQVKCYISADMPFKVKSSAQNFYSLITDQLLDREKISEYNITVTATDEGSPSFSTNKTLTLKISDVNDNAPVFERQSYTAFIMENNSPGVSVLSVKAHDRDSGNNARISYFLEDVVVNGVSASTFISVNAESGEILAARSFDYEQTKDFSIRVKAQDGGSPPLSSNVSVKILIQDQNDNAPQVLYPVQSGASVVAEIVPRSADVGYLVTKVVAVDVDSGQNAWLSYKLHKATDRALFEVGAQNGEIRTVRQVTDKDAVKQRLTVVVEDNGQPSRSATVNVNVAVADSFPEVLSEFTDFTHDKEYNDNLTFYLVLALAVVSFLFIVSIIAILSVKCYRWRRERMFYKSGANLPVIPYYPPLYADVGGTGTLQHVYNYEVCRTTDSRKSDVKYGRACSESIISLDTSGTQTLTHAQRERLNFDDCGDQQKPPSADWRFTQNQRPGPSGAAATPEVAVGTGPWPNPPTEAEQLQALMAAANEVSEATNFLAPGTMDLSTRYGPQFTLQHVPDYRQNVYIPGSTATLTSNQQQPQQALPPPQASAAIAVAQPEPPKAAQTPASKKKATKKEKK